The genomic stretch tgcatatgagaTAGTCAGTGAAATAATGTGACGGGCATAATATGAGATATTATATATGCGCATATTATAtggaatttttttgaaaaaatatgagTAAAAGTTTGACATGAAAATATGTGTTtgaaaaaattacatatataaattCATACATGAATAGTATGAACATATTTGAATGTTAGGGAActaaaaaaaaggtaaatttttTGAAGACTATACTACATTTATAccaattttaaacttatttttatgTATGAGAcgttaaatttattaaaattttatcactTTATCACTTAAATATGTATAAATCTATAGTTGCTATGATATATGTCgctattattttatatataattcaaAAAGTATGTCATTATCTTACTcaaatcttaaaattttttgaaaaaattgaagtaTAATTCATGAAGTAAAATATGTAAAAAGTTTATTACCTGTTATATATGGTTAATTGAAAAGGATAAGtattttttgaatatttgttAAATATATGAAATATGAAAAATTCTTTGAATGAAACGTACGAACATGTGTTAAATGGGTATAATACAAGTATTTACTGACTATGCATTGGATTGTACTCCCTTCAaggccaaaagaaaaaaaaaaggattgacGTTGATCGTGAATTTTGACATCAAAGTCTACATATTcggtcttttccttttttttccaaattttgatttaCTCATCTTGATTTTCATGTTCAAATCAACTAGGGCCAGTAGAAGAAAGAGCACTTCGGGACCGGGAGATAATGAAGGAACAAAGACTGGGTAAATTCAGCTGCCACTTTCCATCCATGGAGCCCAGTAACCCAAAAGAAAGTTTGATTTGTTTGATATTCTACGGACAACTTAAATTCAAGCCCCACAAGTCACAGAAAGGAAAGGACGACTTTCCTGAACATGATCTTGATATTTCCAACAAGCTAGTTAACCCTCCCCTTTCCAGAAGAGAGAACAGCATACTTTTTCTTGTGATTGTTTTGGTAAGAAAACCAACTCCTGTGAAATTTATCCAAGGAATATGGCTGAGAGTGTTGTAGGCTTTCTAATTAAGCAGCTCTCCACCTTACTTTCCCAAGAGAGCACGCTTTTGGGAGGACTTCGACCAGATGTTCAGTTCATCAAAGATGAACTCGGCAGCATGAAGGCTTTCCTCCGACAAGCTGAAGCAAAGGAGGACGATGACTCTCAACTCCAAGAATGGGTAAAGCAGGTTCGAGAAGTTGCTTATGATACAGAGGACGTTCTCGATGATTTTGCCTTCCGCTTTGCTCGTGGTGATGCAGATGGATTCTTTGGCCGTGTTGGCAAGATCTACAACTCAATAAAAAATCTGAATGCCCGCCATCGGATTTCTTTGGAGATAAAAGATATCAAGGCCAGAGTTGTAGAGATTTCTGCAAGGTATCAGAGGTACCAGTCTCTGTATGGTACTCAAGAAATAGGCTCCAGCTCTTTGCACGTGGCAAGCGCAGATTGTGATATTCGTGACCAAGCACTCCTAATTGAAGAAGCTAAGCTTGTTGGCATCGATCAGCCCAAAAAAGAGCTCATCTCCAAAATCCTTGATGACCATTCCCACTTGAAACTAGTTTCAGTGGTGGGAATGGGGGGACTCGGTAAAACCACCCTGGTGAAAAAGGTCTACGATGATGCTGCAGTGAAGAAACAATTTCAGAGCCATGCCTGGATAActgtttctcaaaattttcaattcaatGTCATCATCAAGGACTTGATTCAACAATTGTGCGAGGAAATCAGACAGCCGGTGCCTCCGCAAGTGGAATCCATGAATCGTGTTAGACTGAGTGAATTTGTCAGAGACTTCCTCAAAGAAAGAAGGTACATCCTTGTCCTTGATGATGTGTGGAGTCTAGATGCCTGGGAAGCTATCAAATACATATTGTCGGACTGCAACATCGCTAGTCGTGTTGTATTAACAACGCGAATTACCGATGTAGCTTCTGCATCCTGTTTAGCTTCCCATGACTTTATCCATAAGATGAGTCCTCTCTCTTATGATGAGTCTTGGACTCTTTTTTGCAATAGAACATTTCAGAGTAATGGTTGTCCTTCATATCTAGAAGAAGTTTGtagaaaaatactaaaaaaatgtGAGGGCCTACCACTTGGAATTGTAACAATGGGTGGTGTTTTGGCTTTGAAGGATAAGGATAAGATAGATGAATGGGAGATGATTTTTCGTGGCTTTGGCAGTGAGGTAGATGGTAGCGGTAAGCTTGATAGAATTAGAAGGATACTCTTACTTAGCTACAGTGATTTGCCTCACCATCTTAAAAACTGCCTATTATATCTAAGTATCTATCCTGAAGATCATCCAATTAATGTcgaaattttacttggtaaATGGATAGCACTAGGATTTGTAGAAGAGGAAGAAGGAATGACGGCCACTGACATTGCTATGAGATATCTAAAAGAACTCATCAACAGAAGCTTAATCCAAGTTAAAGACACATGGTACGATggcagattggtgaaatgtggTCTTCATGATATTTTGCGCGAAATCATTGTTTCAAAGTCTAAAGAGCAGAGCTTCACAGCCATAATCACTGGATATTGCACAAGATGGCCTGACAAAGTTCGACACCTGGCAATCCATAGCTTCACTGATAATCCTCCACAAGGCTTCAGCAGCTT from Coffea eugenioides isolate CCC68of chromosome 8, Ceug_1.0, whole genome shotgun sequence encodes the following:
- the LOC113780050 gene encoding disease resistance protein RPM1-like, translating into MAESVVGFLIKQLSTLLSQESTLLGGLRPDVQFIKDELGSMKAFLRQAEAKEDDDSQLQEWVKQVREVAYDTEDVLDDFAFRFARGDADGFFGRVGKIYNSIKNLNARHRISLEIKDIKARVVEISARYQRYQSLYGTQEIGSSSLHVASADCDIRDQALLIEEAKLVGIDQPKKELISKILDDHSHLKLVSVVGMGGLGKTTLVKKVYDDAAVKKQFQSHAWITVSQNFQFNVIIKDLIQQLCEEIRQPVPPQVESMNRVRLSEFVRDFLKERRYILVLDDVWSLDAWEAIKYILSDCNIASRVVLTTRITDVASASCLASHDFIHKMSPLSYDESWTLFCNRTFQSNGCPSYLEEVCRKILKKCEGLPLGIVTMGGVLALKDKDKIDEWEMIFRGFGSEVDGSGKLDRIRRILLLSYSDLPHHLKNCLLYLSIYPEDHPINVEILLGKWIALGFVEEEEGMTATDIAMRYLKELINRSLIQVKDTWYDGRLVKCGLHDILREIIVSKSKEQSFTAIITGYCTRWPDKVRHLAIHSFTDNPPQGFSSLKCLRSVETFGNKDSLTTSLLSKFFVVVPSS